tttttatgtgaatctcatatttattcaattttttcaaatcgatTATACGATACTTACATACTcataactgcaaatatcatttctcattagtataatatattttaagtgattatatttaaataattgaaaaataaaactactgATAATACGAGAGAAATTATATgtatcaatcactattcactctcacatcttatatttataacttttttatatgatataaaaatatttttcaaaaaatataaaatataaaaagaatttttcggGATAATATATCATATCCAAAGGTGtaactaaatataaaaatgcatGGCTGATTGGATTCCAAAAGAACCATTATGTAAAGACAGATGCAACATATTAAAGTAATTCAGGGGCTCATCAATTTCCTttaatccaagaaaaaaaatacaaattcctGACTTGGAGCAAAACTTTCACTTTTCTCAAAGGGATGCGATTTCTATGTAAGAAGCCTCTCTGGATTGCCCTATGTACTTACTTCCCACCACCACGTACGACTCAACAATTAGTCAGTAACTTTGTTTTGGGGGCTcctaaataaaacaattttccttacttataggaaaaaaattaaacaatttgcAGCTTCCTAACTTTCTTTGTGAAGCACAGAAATTAAAATTGGAATTcaaaaccaccaccaccagggAAGCCTCCTCCAAATCCACCAGGGAAGCCTCCCTCGAAAGAAAATGTAAACTGCTGTCCCCCGCCACCAAAGTTGAAGCCGccgccaccgccaccaccaccgcCGCCCATATCTTCAATGTCTTCCCCTCTATCATATCTCGTACGTTTTTCTTCGTTGCTGAGAACCTATAAAGCACCACATAAATATGAGATAAAGCCATTTGCAGCAGCAAGGGgaagtaaaaaataacaaattaatgaatcAGACCTCATATGCAGCTGCAATTTCTCGAAACTTGGCCTCTGCTTCTTCTCTATTCTCAACATTCTTATCTGGGTGCCACTGCAAAGCAAGCTTTTTGTATGCACGCTTGATATCTGAGATAGATGCCATTCTTGAAACTCCTAAAATCTTGTACCAGTCCTTGCGTTTGCTCATCTTTAAAGCTTTCTCAGCCCTCATGAATGCTTCCCGTATATTCATATCCTGAACAATTGGCAaattattactcttaaaaattattaaagttgAAAGGAAATCTATTAATGAAGCTTATAATAAAACTAGTAAACTACATAAGAGAGTAGCTCAAAGGCAacaatttgataaaaagaaaaggaaaagccaATGATTAACTGGTTTGACAAAGCAACTGCAAATGTGAAACAGATATATTTCAATCTAATTTCACAATTCATAGTACAGAACTTGATCCTTATGGTTTTCCTCTGATTTCTTAACCCTGCCAACCTCTGAAGTTTTTAAATTGGCAGAAAATGCAAAATCCTCAGCCTTTAAGTCAACAACAAAGGCAAAACCCTGACTTTTGCGAAAATTATTCAACCCGAGAAAGAATTTAACAGGCagaaataagtaaaataagtgaTAAGAGTTATCGGCATTTTCTAAATTTCATTCACCTACttgtattataattaatattgctgACCACAAAACCAGGACCCAGAAAATTGGTCTACAGTTATGAGTAATCTTAAATTAGAGAATAATCATTGCTCAGTCAGTAGTTTTCTAGGCAGCAAATTACTAATTATAGCTCTAAATTAGCAGCCTGCAATGGTCTTGCAAGAGCATATGGTAGAATCAGGACACATCTCAGAGAACATTCAATATTATGACTCACCTGAGGTGATTTTTGAGCCGCTGATTTCAGATCTTCAACAGCTCCCTCCCAGTCTTCCGTTAAAAGTTTAGCTTCACCCCTCTGAAAAACCACATACAGATGTAAGGACGAGTCACAACACAAGATATGATAGAGAACAAATTGGTCATCCTACAGAACAgctaaaatgttaaattaacACAACAATTATGCGAACAGTTTGAAACAACAAGAAAGAGGATGCAAACACCAGCAAACCTGAACTAACGCATCAATAAGTTCCCCATCAATGTTGAGTGCTTCATTGCAACTGGTTATAGCATCCTTTCCCCTACCAAGTTTGACCAAGACTTCACACAAGCCAAGATGAAGATGGACATTATGAGCAAGATGATTAGGGTCCAACACAAGGGCTGCTTTGAAATCCTCCACTGCAAGCCTAAGCTTGCCCTTCTTTACGTTATCTTCTgcctgtaaaaaaaaaaaaaaggttaccACCACAAATGATTAGCATTGCAATGACCCTAGAGAAGGTTGACCAATGAATTAGGGTCCATGCCAATCCGGCAATCCCCTCACCAACTAAGCCCCCATCCAAatagaaagagaggaagaaaaaggaaaaagaagaattcCAAGCAATTGTCTGGGCTTACGCTTTTACTCTTCTTGAGAAgatttttcaatccaaaatatGCTTTTTTAAGTTCACTGTGTTCTGGATCCAGACGGAGACCTTTCTGGAAATGCCTGAAGAAAACATATGTACATGTATTTTATATGCTTGATGTAGCCAAATCATAATAATAGCACTTGTTGTCCAAACCTTAATGCAACATCATGATCTGCTAGATAATAGTAGCCACGACCACGTAACAATAAAGCCTCTAGATTGTTTTCATCTTCCTTGAGAATAAATCCACTCTCAGAAATGGCACTGGAATAGTCTTTCTCTGCTAATAGCAACTTCACTTTGAGGAGTTTGGCCTGCAACGGGCAATCTATGAGGATTAATGGCTTCACACAAACTCAACTTATAAAAGACTTGAATCTCTTCTAAACCAGGTCAGGTTAAAGGCTACTTGCGTtagtaataaaatgagttgGTAACAAAATAAAGGGAAACAAAATGAATGAAAGTTATTTGACGACAAAGAAAAGAACTATCAGATGGTGTTACCTTTGAGCACGCTGGAGAAAAAACAAGTACAACTTTATCAATGTATTCCAAAGATTTTGTAAAGCCGCCTGAATCAAAGAGAGCCCTAGCTGTATCTAGAGCACTCTGAGCCTGATGCAATTGAGAAAGCTCCTTTTCTACAGCTGAATTTCCAGGTTTCAACTCCAGAAATTTTTGGTAGCTCTTCTCAGATTCCTCATATCTACATCAGCCAAAAATGGCCTGAATCATATAATATTTCAATTAGAAAttgaagggggagagagaggatggGGGATCCTATAATCCTTTCTAATACTCTTATATCGATGTTGTACCAATGTTTGTCTCTTTCCTTTGCATAAATATCGATCTCAACTTTACTGTAGTTGTGTTGATTCTCACTTAGTGCTACAAAACAACTTTGGTGATTAATTCACAAAGCCGGCAACAACTTTGTACCAATGAGGATGATGAAAGGATGACGGAAAATAACCAATTGATGTATTGCTCCCATGAAGTAATAGAATTGACCATGATTAGAAAGTGCCTAAAGCAGTAACAAACTCCTTCTATGAAGATTCACTTCACAAGCCTAGAGTATGCATGGCTCTGAACCATACTAAATACGCTCAGGTGTGAGACTGCATTAGCAGCCACAGTATGATGACAGCAATCAATGGATAAAAGAGAACAGGCACAACAGCAAAGATAAGATCCCCcaaggaagaaagaaatgatGCATAGAGCTAAAGAACTGTTTAGAATAAAGTTCATAGACAGTCTAGAATAACGTGCTGTCATATCAACCACAAGACAATATTACTAAGAGGGTGTTACTTAAGTGTTTTGGCTGACAAATGACAAAGATATGCCGCAAGATCAAGATATTGAAATGAAACAACTTCGGAATATTTGGTGTTATAAATACCAAGGTTATGACCAAACGGTTAAGGGGTCGTTTGGAaagaattttcatctcatcccatctcatcttatctcatttcattttcttcccaaacatcattcaaacacaaacaatttcaaactaatcattacaactttcctaaataaaaaacaaaaaatacttcaactttttcaaatcccaaaacaaaaattatattaaaaatttatattctaataatattttaactttataatattgtttattcaactttttttctctcatttctcaaaatcaaataaatacttaactcaaactatctcactactattcacaaaccattttactactattcacaaaattctcatctcatctcatctcatctcattcctcaaGCATCCCCAAGTATCCTAGCAAGTAGATGAAGGGCAAAGGAAAAATGTCAACTATCATTTCGGATGAAAATAGATGTGATAGATGAAGTGAGTCTTCATTTGATGAAGAACATGAGCACTATATGGCACTTCCTACCATTACAAGTCAAGGTTGGGGTCTATAGTTGAGTCTACttgtttgggaggtgagatctcatctcatctcaaaacttctcataatttccttcccaaacattactcaaacataaatatttttcaatttcaaatcttcaacttttcatctaatcattatctaatcattacaactttcccaaacttaaaaaaaaaaaaaaatacaaaaaacaatactactttttcaaattttaaaacaaaaataatattaaacaaattatattctaacaatattttaactttatcatatttatcttcaaaaatttttctctcctttcccaaaacccaataaaacatcttaactcaaacaatttcactactattcatagaattatcatctcatctcacatccCAAATGAGCCAAATtggttaaatttaaaaaaaaaaatttaaaaattaatgataatattaacaGCGTAGAGTCTAGTCATTTAGGAAATAACCAAGGCATTTAAAATGCATGAGattaattgattataaaaaGCTTACAACTAGGTCTCGGCGGTGAGGCACCACCACCCACAGCCCCGTCTCTCCCCGTCCACAGACAAGGGGTGCGCAGGCATCCACAAGCAATCAGCTAGGAGCTGAGTGTGGGGCCCGAGCTAGGCCCAAGCCCGCCCGGGGTTTTCCCCGTCCACCCGGCccaacccatatatatatacacacatctatattaaaaaaaaaattctttaataaaatgGTGTAATTTTGGGGGATTTGGGGAGTTAACCCCCAAAACGCCTTTGTTTTACcttacattttgtttttctctcttaccctctctcttttccctctttccctctctttccccTCTATTGCCGCCGGTCTCTCGAACTATCTCCATCTCACCGTTGCGACTTGCCCCCACTTGACCCaggtctctctatctctctctctctcaatgagtTAGTGTGTTTATGGCCAGTGGGCGGACAATCCTGGGAGCCAATCCGCTCCCTGTGGGGTGGGGCCGATGCCCTGGAGTcaaactcccccccccccccaaaaaaaaaaaatcaggggAGGGGGCGAGATACCTGCACCCCTACTTACaacttaaagaaaaatctttcttttattggtaaccgaaaaagaaaaatattaacttgGTAAAATTGCTTGAGACCTTCAAGGAAAAGGGAGATGCCCTGATAAAGAAAGCTTTGATATTCCTGTCAACTTAAGACTCACTACATCATGATAGACAAGTTACACTTAAGCAAAGAGTGTTGTAGTTGACCATCAAAATTGTTACAGCATGAGAATCTTATTTTATAACTGAGCACAGTCAAACACCAAGTTTCCCATTTGAATGGTGCAACGCAAATCTAGTAATGAGACCCCTTTTTTCGTGTTTTCATGggaattttaatataaatttttctcaTAACTAGAACCAACTCCTCTATATTTTTAGAGAACTGTAAAAACTTTAGAAAGAGGATACAGGAGATTTCTTGGAAGGACGAAAACTGGCTAGATTGCACAAAAGGATGAGCCTATGAGTGAGGGTTGAACCTTAAGTATTTGATAGATCTCTAGCCATTACCATTACATATCTAGAGAGAATTCTTTAAACTATGATATAAAAATCACTCGTCTTGAGAACATTTCTTCAACACTGGTGTAAAGTCCAGAGTGCAACATCTGAAGACATTCAGTAGAAAGCATGAAAGGGGAATATGCTTGGATTTAttaacaaagaagaagaaaaaaaaatgcttttgaTATGTCGACGCTTATGTCAGCTGATGAAAGAGCAAGAATCGCTAGGTTATGATATCAATTAATGACAAACATGAACAGTACATGAGCAGAATCAAGTAAGACATTAAATCATGCAGGTTCTTCAAGTTTTTTAGTTGTTTCATTTATTAGTGATAACAATTTTGGTTGACTTATGTTCAGTGATCTTTCAGTTAGGTTTTCAAGTAAAAAACCCCATTCACAACTTTATGAGTTTGATGGGTTTTTATTATTTGCTCTATATGATTATTGGTATTGATTATACTAACTGAGAACATATTGTATAGGTCATAATCATCATATGATGATtggaatatatattttgcacATGAAAGAGGTTAATCACATTGAATCATGTATGTTTACTCATTGGTTGATTGAACATATGAGAAAAAATTGACAGCTTGCAGGAAAGTGTACAAAATCGTTAACGTATATTAGAGAAGCCATTCATCCCCATTAGGTTGGATGGATCCAACCAAGTTAAAATTCTCAGCACTTCCAACTATGTATTAGCATTCACCAGTAATTATAGAAGGTATAGAAAAACTGGTGAATTGCAGGAAAATTATCAGTGGATATGCTATTCCAAATGAAACTAGAAATAGAAGATACTCGAGAAGCtaacaaaaatttcaacatGGAAAGAACCTGCAAAGCTGACGAAGAATGGATGCACGACGAAAATATGCTTCTGAAAGTGTTGGATCTGCCTCTATAGCAGCATTAAGATCATCAAGTGCCTCACTATAGTGTTTCACTTTTATACTTTGTGAAACCCTCTCAAGTAAGTCAGCAGCATTACCAGGTTTTCCATCTGCGCGCGCACCCAGATCACACGCTTAAGATCTCATCAACACAAGACAGTCAAACTTCCATTTACAAACAAGAAGGGGGTGATGTCATAATTATACACGCGAACACAACTgcctttattgtttttttaaccTAGTCTTTCTCTTTCTACTTGGATGATAGAACAAGTATATAATGATATGGATACcgatacaaaaaatatatataatgatatggataaaattctaatttgatgagaaaattatCATTAGGTAGCAGTGGATAATTTCTCACAAGACTATACACCACCAATGCCAACATCATTTGGATATAAGAGAACTTCTTGTTCTATTTCTTTAGTTCATGATGGCAGGGTAGCAATAGCGACAGACCACATAACATCCATGATCCATGAAATCACTCTGCTTCAATCGTGAAAAACAGGAGCATTGGAAATGTTAAGTGTCGTGGCTAGTAGAGAGCAATATGCTGTGCAAGTGGCACACAAACGAAGAAGTTAGTTACATTGTGGAGTACGTGTGTAGTGTGTGAGAGGGTCGGTAGGTAGTTCTAGGTCAATTCAAAGTGCATGCATGAACTTGTAATGATCTGTGGGAAGATGTGGTAGGATGTGGTTAGAAGTCTTAAGTTAGTGCGTTTGTTTATAAAAACAGGAGAGTTGATTAGTGAGGAGcgtgaagaaaaatatattgttgcTTGTATTGTGGTGAATCCTACCTGAAGTGGAGATTGTCTTGTGAAATCAACagtgttttctctttattaGCCCAACAAGCTTGTACCTAATAGCCGTAGCCGTGCCGTGGCCACCAACAAGAAATGCATTGAAATATTGGAGACTGATATAGTTGAGATGTGAGCGGGTATCCATCAATTGGAAATGGATCCTACCCTTTTAATGAACGCATGCAATGAATGGATGAGCCCTTGAAGAAGATCACCAAAGTACTTGCGATCTCACAAGGGCAAACTTTCTTTTAATCAGTAAACAAGAAtttattgatgatatttataggcataacccaagtataACGATACAAGAGCAACCACGAGAGCAAAATGAACAGTCTAGTCCCAACTTCTACAAAAATGGGACTCATCCAAAGGTTCACACAAAATAGAAGATTCATGGATAACAATGGGCATCATCCTATATTAAAATGGATTTTCCGCACAATACAGGGGATGATTCAACCAAGTGGCTCAAGTATTCAACCAAGTCGTGCATTTCTTCTCTTTCAAAGGAACTCATATATGAGAATGATTCATAGTTATTGGTCAATCCAAAGCACATTCACGAACAAGTAATGGCTAGTTGGTATGTTAGTGGGATAGGTAGGATGTGGTTATAAGTCTTAAATTGGTGTATCTGTTTATGTAAGTAGGAGAGTTGGCTACTTGGGGGGtgtaaagaagaaagaataTTGACGTTTGCTTTGTTATGCACGACTTGTAATTCTGAATACAATTCTGTTTCTTCGTCAGCCAAACACGCTGGGATCTAACAATTGGATATAGACATGAAGAATCACAAAACTAACACAATTTCTTATTCTTACCaactatatcaaaatcattaatCTACATCAACCACAACCAGCATAGAACAGAGTTTTTTACATCAGGCACCATGTAGAGACTAAGGATATCGGTCCggaattttttatagttaacaTAATGCAATATAGTTAGAGCCCAAAATGCGCATCTTGGGACACCTTTTAGCTGTAAATGTTACCACGACTTGCGGTTTAGAGCACAAGGGCAGAACCAAGCAGGTATACGTATAACTGGGCTTTGTTCGGTCAAAAATTTACTTCAGAACAGAAGAATAAGAAACAATAACAAaacgaaaaacaaaacaatttccATGGTGTCGGGGGAGAGTTCCAACCATTGATTTTCCGATAACCAAAAGCAAAAGAACCGCAATCAATGTGAAAATTGTAAATCAAATAGAAATTGTAACAGCGAAAGTAGATCAAGGAGCATGCTGATTccaacaacataaaaaataacaagtcCGAGTAAACAGATCGAAGAGCGAGAATTGCAAACCTATGGCAGAAACGAGCGGCTGGAGAAGGAGGAGCTGGCAAGCAAACACAAAATGGAGTATAAATACCGTGTACACCAATCCTCTCCATGCTAACCCATCCATGGCCGTCGAGAATCCTATGCGATTCATAGTGAATGGCTGTTTCAGCAAACACCAATGTTATTGTCTTGATAAACCAACGAACAAAATAGAACATGTCACATAATCGTGTTGTGTGTTTTATGCAAGACTCCGATGTTTATTGGTAGAAGAGAAGCTTGCGAAGATCTCTGTCACCTTCCACGTTGATCTAACCAATAGTGATCATACACGTGGATTTTATGCCGTGTGCTCGCGAGTGTCTGGTGGACACCTGTCAATTTCTGAACCAATTGGATGCTGCCACCTCATAAACGCGCCCAGTTGCGAACTtgtaatacaatttttttaattaacagaCCCGGTCCGGCCCAGGCCCAAGAAACTGCCAACCGAATAACTGCATTAGTTTATTTGTTACGAACTAcacaacttttttaacttttgtatatcatatttttttaaattttaatatttttttgagtttatttttttaaaataatttaattcttttatttactatttatatattaaatatttaataaaaataataataaaaattaaaaaatatacgaTATGTGGAGactgtgtagatttttttttttttaacttagccTTAAACTGTGTTTGTTTGGAGGAAAATATTTCCTATTTCTTGCTCTGTTTGGAAAGGTCAGAAAatagagaggaaagagaaatgatttgaaacGATGTCTTTTGAAAACAAGTAGggccatataaaaaaaaatagaaatgataattatagtCGTGAGTACGCAAGTGTCGTATaatgactttaaaaaaaaataaattaatataaaattcacataaaaaaaattattttttaataataaattatattattttttaaaataattgtacgatatttatgtattttataattatacgtaatattactttaaaaaaatttgctttTTACGATATGCCCCACATAtttttaaaggtttttttttaataatatttttaatagaaaaaatcacGTGTCTGAGTAGGAAAATGACTTACCCATTTCCTAATGACAAGTCATTTTCCACCCTTTTACTTCACGCGTTCTATCTAGTTCAGGCAAAAGAAAAGATGCCATTTTCTAATCAAATAATACACGTGGTCTgatcataatttatttcttaaaagatatttaattatttttttatattaaattaaaaagggTTATTACTCCGAATTTTTTGAGTGATATCAAGACTTGAAGTCATATAATTCTATCGTAATTTTCAATGCAATCAAATCAAACATTGGAAATTCTTTTCCGCATCATCATTATCAAGTACGTGTTCATTCTCCGGACAAGAAAGGATTATTTGGATCATGCTATAGCTATCGTGATGGGGTATCCAACGtctaaattctattttttaaatttttttaaatatttataaaaatcacaaacttattaaaaaaaataatttcttaaccattaaaaaataattaatggatAGCTACTATCGATGAGAATTCTCGATGGATGTATCATTTTCGGCCTCAATCCATATctagaatcattttcattacgtgagtaaaaaagtaaaaatgacatatttttaaatggacGTGCAagatgtgaggcttatgtatgtctagaatttttccacttatatttatataaaaaaattagaattttgcaTGGGAGCTTAATTGTGCTAATTTGGTACTATTAGTATGTGCACACTCCActtgctaatatatatatatatatatatatatgttattatagcTAGCAATTctcatgttattttttagattgAGGAGTCATTTGATCAGTTGGTGTAATCGagagattttgaattaaataacgGATTGATGAACTTGTAATATTGCTTAATTTGATGGTCGAGTTTTGCCAACTTTAATTTACAGTATTTTCTTAGGCAATATTCGTATAACATTTTTGGTCACTTTTCCATTGTTTCAACTTAGATAATATGATGGAACAATCAACCAAATTAGGAACATCCCAGGTTGAACAAGgtgaatgaataaatatttgatagtatttcttttttgtattgctttatatttattctatcataAAATAGGCTATCTATGAATGAACAGTAAATTTTCGACCACTTTTCTATTCCATTTTTGCCCTTCTATTTTAGttgttttccctttttatcCTTCGGGTTTTCTTTGTTCTGTTCGCATGCTTACATTTTTTACCCtctgttttgtgcatttccCTTTTTGTCCCTCAATTTACTTTTGTTTTACTtgcatttttaagtttttgtctCTCTAAAAGGGAAACTTTGATAGCATGGAGGAAGGAGACAACAAAATTCTGTGAAGAAAAAAGATTTCATTCAATACCATACTCTCTACAATCCTAAAGAATTTTATACACGGCTAAATACAACCAAAACATTGGCAGAGGTGCCATAAAATGTGCTAGCACTACACCATGtacagaagagaaaaaaaaagtccacCATTACAAATAGTACACCATTTGTTTACAGAAGAATCAGCTAGCTTATTCTTCATAGTGGAAAGCTGCATTTTGGTCTCTTGCACAGCTGTGCATGAGGAGGTCTGTGACTTAGAGAAAACATCAAATGAGCCTTTCAATTCTTgagactccccctcaagatgggcatATATATTCAAGATGCCCATCTTGGATAGTAGAAACAGAAATGTAGCTGCTGGCAATGCTTTGATTAGTATATCTGCAAGTTGAAACTTAAAAAGCAATGTGGACTAGTGTGATGATTCCAGCAAGAACCTTTTCCCTAACAAAATGATAGTCTAACTCTAGATGTTTTGTCCTTTAATGGAAGATAGGACTTTTGGTAAGGTGGAGAGCTAACTAACTATCACAGTAGAGCAAAACAAGTTGTTTATGTTCTATCTTAAAGTCCTTTAATAAAGAGAGTATCCAAACAATTTCACAGCTCATATGAGCTAAGCTCTAGACTCTGATTCTGTTGAGGAACATGAGACGGTGGCCTATTTCTTGGATTTCCAGCTAATTAGAGTCACCAATGAACACACAAAAACCAATGATTGATCTCCTGGTTCTAGACAAGCAGCCCAATCAGAGTCACTGAAAGTTTTGAGGTGTAATGAAGTTTGTGAGGAAAAGACAAGTTCTTGACCAATTATGCCCTTTATGTACCTCAAGATCCTATGTGCAACTTGCAATTGGACTTGATCTTATTTGTCCATGAACTGACTTAAAATATTGACAGCATATGTGATATCAGGCCATGTGCTTGTCAAGTAAATTAGCCTACCTACCAATCTCTTGTAGCCTGTAATATCAGTCAATAAGTCTGTGTGAGAATGAGCCAATTTGTGATTAACTTCAATGGGAGTGCTAACTGGTTTGCAACCAAGAAGGCCCATATCTTCAAGGATTTCAATGTTGTACTTCCTTTGGCAAAGGTGAATACCTGCTGTTGTTCAAGCAATCTCTAAACCCAAGAAATACTTTTAGGATCCAAGGTCCTTGATCTTAAACTGAGAGTACAAGTATAGCTTGACAAATTCAATAGCAACCAAACTTGAGCTTCCTATGAGaatgtcatctacatagactAAGAGAGCAATGTATCCATCCTTCTCTGACCTTGTGAATAGTGAGTAGTCAGACTTTGATTGTTGAAAACCAATGGCAAAAAGAGCAGAAGAAAACTTTGAATGCCACTGCCGAGAagcttgtttcaagccatacaAAGACTTTTGCAATTTACACATCATCCTTTTATTTCCATGTGAAGGAGACTCTCCCTGAATTTGGTAGCCTGGAGGcaatttcatgtaaattttttcttcaagatctccatgaagaaatgcattgTTAACATCTAATTGACATAAATGCCAATTGTGGATGGCTGCCAATGCTAGAAACAATCTGGCAGTTGTGATTTTAGCAACAAGACTGAAAGCTTCTTGATAATCAAAGCCTTATATTTGTGTGTAGCCCTTGGCCACCAATTTAGCCTTGTACTTGTCTATTGTAACATCAGATTCTAGCTTTACTTTAAAGACACATTTGCATCCCACTACTGACTTACCCGTAGGTAAAGAGCTAAGTATCCAAGTTTTGTTGGCTTCCAAAGCCTTCAACTTAGATTTCATGGCCTCTCTCTCCAATGCTCATACAATACTGCCTCATTATAAGATTTAGGTTCATGTGCAAGGGATAGAGAAATAGAGTATGCTTTGTGAAAGGGAGAGAGTTGGGCATAGGAGAGGTAATTCTGAATAGGATGAGCTGTGATTGAGTGAGTTGGGTGTTgtgtgagttgagttgagagtGGACTGGTAGTTAAGTGGCAATGATAATCATTCAAATAAGTGGGTGGTTGTCTTACTCGATCAGATCTTCTTAGGTGGATGTCATGAGGTTGCTCATCATTGTTGGAAGGTGTTATCTGAGATTGATCATCAGTGCTAGCAGATTGTGGTTGGTCATTTGTGTGTGCAGGGACTGGAGGAGAGGGACACTATTATTGGAATTATCATTGTCATTATAATTGAGTGGATGAGCAGTAATAAAAGAATCAATAGCATAAGGGGTAGTATAAGGGTGAGGTGATAAATCTAGTGATGCTGGAGGAAAAGTCAGATTAGAGGTATTGTGAGGAGAGGCAGTGTTA
This genomic interval from Juglans regia cultivar Chandler chromosome 3, Walnut 2.0, whole genome shotgun sequence contains the following:
- the LOC109011167 gene encoding dnaJ protein P58IPK homolog, with product MNRIGFSTAMDGLAWRGLVYTVFILHFVFACQLLLLQPLVSAIDGKPGNAADLLERVSQSIKVKHYSEALDDLNAAIEADPTLSEAYFRRASILRQLCRYEESEKSYQKFLELKPGNSAVEKELSQLHQAQSALDTARALFDSGGFTKSLEYIDKVVLVFSPACSKAKLLKVKLLLAEKDYSSAISESGFILKEDENNLEALLLRGRGYYYLADHDVALRHFQKGLRLDPEHSELKKAYFGLKNLLKKSKSAEDNVKKGKLRLAVEDFKAALVLDPNHLAHNVHLHLGLCEVLVKLGRGKDAITSCNEALNIDGELIDALVQRGEAKLLTEDWEGAVEDLKSAAQKSPQDMNIREAFMRAEKALKMSKRKDWYKILGVSRMASISDIKRAYKKLALQWHPDKNVENREEAEAKFREIAAAYEVLSNEEKRTRYDRGEDIEDMGGGGGGGGGGFNFGGGGQQFTFSFEGGFPGGFGGGFPGGGGFEFQF